aatattaattttgtctgtatttttaatcaaataaccactgccttgatgagcagaaaagtctcctctaaaaagcattaaaaatcttcctgatcccaaacatttgagcggcagtgtacacacacacacacacacacacacacacacacacacgcgcgcacacacacgagTTCAAATCTAGTTCAGTCTAGTGTGGTGTAACTGTTCTATGCAGCTGACACCCAATGTACTAACTGTGCGGGAAAAAAAATCATGCAGCTGTTCCTTCTTTTCCTTTCTAGGCTCAGTGCCAAAAGAGGCATCAACCGTTGTATTTCTCTATATAACTCTAAACCACAGACACAGAGACCCATTTACGCTCATCACCTGGTAATGACAGTTATCTTTAAATGTTGTTTTTAGATGACTAGAtgactattattaattattaattctcTGAAATCAACAAACTTGTTAAACCGTCGTCCGCAGGTATTAGTGTTTCAGTTGATCTTTGTGAAAGCTTTCAGTCCTTTTTCCTACATAAAATTGATAACATTTACCAAACCTTTTCACCATGTCTCTCCCCACCTTTCTTCAAGTTTGAGAAGTCACCCACTCAACGCTTTCTTACCCACAAATATATCTGCAGTTGAACAACTGATGATCAAATCGAACTCTTTTAAAAGTGGTTAATGATCTCCTTCTGGTTTCTGACTCAGGTGCCCACAGTATCCTGGTTCTTCTTGACCTAAGTGCAGCCTTTGATACTGTTTGCCACTCTGTACTTCTAGCTCGACTATCTGCTATAGGTATCACAGGTGCTGCTCTTCAGTGGCTGACTTCATATCTGTCGGGTAGACAGCAATTcgttagaataataataataaattataagtgACTTAGAGctatctatttttttattattattgtgaatGCTTAACCTAAATAGcctaactttctgtatatgctatttgccatatattttgcaaatattgtaaacgacaattttGCCAatacagttttgactttatgattgtatttatgccctaaacgaataatacaattattatggaaaaaagaggatcagttaatggacaataCTGTGGGATGGGAATGCtccatcgcgcacagacagcattcgtacagcatcgcctattgttaatatagtaatttaatattgtattaatttctataacaatcaatataataatttcttaattcaaaataaaatattaataataaacctatctctgataatcctgggttactatggtcacgcaggtttgtttatgcattaaactcgttcCCTCAATATAAGAAATGGATCTCGTTAAGCCCcgctcacactacaggagtttttagcccgattttgccccgattttccccTCCCGAGAATCGGAGCAAAAATCTTGTCAAGCACCTCGATCGGCCCCGATGTTCGGCGCAGATTATCTCGTAATGTGAGGCGTTCAAAGATCGAatcgagttaatatgacgttcccacaaattaatatctcgtggccacgacaaacataactgaaccgaaggtgtcccctggcgggcaccgtaccgTAGCTTTCTTTCTCCATGAACGTTTTTTTAAGTGCATTCTTTGTACGACGGTGTCATTTCCTCCAAACCACTTGATGACAGAGAAATGTGGCGTTTCCACAACATCCACTTTCCAAGATACATGTGCAATTTTGTTTGATGCTTGACACAGCAAAGCGGATTCTGTGCTGACTTGATCTAATtacttgatgtttttaaaaatgttgtaggtTTAAATAGCAAATGACAAATCGCTcaaattcttgaatatatcttgaaacaaaggtcttcttaatgacttttacaatttttttttttttttttttaaacaaaactgaaagtatggtatttggggtaaaaagccaccccctgctgttggggctaaaaggcacaataatgaACATGATtattaatagaaggctgacttttctatttgttgacatgacattgttagattggGTGTCTATCTTAAAGATAAACACTATGTTTAGAATGAAACAATcacatttaaaaacatgctattgaTCATAccgtaataaaataaaatcagctgTTACTACTGAAAATCTACATTAAATTACTATGTGatcttcaatgctttcagaacctttacattttttaattattttgtttctgtattttaaaatgtaggttatattttaacatttaaatgaataaagtatattgaacaaaaaataatgatttgatcaaaataagaaaATAGGACAAACATTGCTAAAGTGATTGTGATTTGAACaagtattaaaacattatttcagctaaaagtatttgtatcaatactgtgtgccttttacccCGTCATACATGTATAATATTCTTTAACAAAATAAACCACTTTTATGATTTTTCACACCAAAATCTGTGTCTCCATAAATATTCAATACaaacgtgtattttttttttctgcaatcatacacaGTCAAAAGCACATTTTTCTCTTAGGGAAAAGGATTTAAGGTAATATTAATAACCTGTAGAGAGTGTGtgattttaaagcaccttttccagcataaaaaaagctttttccagctttaaaaaaacaaacaaacaaacaaacaaacaaaaaaaaacaccacacACAGTATGGTGAATAACTCTCTACAGGTTATTAATATTACAGCAGCTCGATAGCTGAAAAATGAGTAAAAtcaccagaagaaaaaaaaaaagttaaaatttgtGTAAAACTGCTTTGAACAATATGCAttgtgaaaataattttttaaaagtcactCGGTTTATTTCTAGCACATGCATAAgtaaaaactaacatgcatttaTTTCAAAAGTTATTCAAGCTTCTGTATTCTTACATTTTATGGtttacttttattgtattttatatatatatatattttttttttgtacattttgtatgCACATATGTAAAATGTTACTAAATTGCCACGTAATGGTAATGTAAAGCTGTCTTTTAACTAATTAAGCTACAGCATTTGATAGTGGATCTGAATCACAGTGAAGTGTCGCTCTCTAGAGGTGACTGTCAGAATCACAGACAGCGCACATCGAAGAGCTACATCATTAACAGCTTCACATTTCAGCCACATAACTCtaatgcatttaaatgttttatcaaATCTGTAGCAATGAAAGGATTCCTCAGTCACAGTAATAAACTGAGAAAAACTCATGCATGGTTTAATTATCAGAGAAACTAATTTCACACAAACATAAACATTAGTTTTCTCTGTAATCTAGTTACACAGTTTCCCCCAAACATCAGTGGCATGATGCAGTCAGCAGACCTCACGCTGGATAAGTGAAGTGAATGGCTGTGAGTGTGAGAGCTGAACCCGTGACGGTCATGAGAACTTCAAGAGCTTCGAGAGACTCTGAATCACACACAGATCAGCAGCTCACAATCACAGCAGACGCTCTCCACAATCACATTAGACAAATCAGGTAAGAGCTCATGCACTTTCACTAACACATTAACAAGATACAGGCTTTACATACTTTTTTAGTGCATTAGCTGCATTTACATCTAAtttcatttaagctcttttttccTCAAAAGAGTCACTGAATGCTTACACTGGTTAACATTAATGCAGCATCACATTAGATGTCTATCAAATAGATGTTAGAAAACTGTAACTTAAAATTAAAGTTTGTTACTGGAACAGTGAATAGCTTGAGAGTAAATAAAGAATACATTAATTTTGCAAATACatctttttttgcattgtgacattaacACCTAAAATTCTCATTCatcacatttaaaattattttaaactgcattttttacATGGTATTAATTGTACTgtctttattattaaataagacaTTCTTTTTTTTAGTGTAATAGCTTACTATACTAATAAGAATTAAATTATCATGACAatgtcacaatttaaaaaaaaaaacatacagtgtATTAAAGGTACTGAAAGAATGCCTTATTTTCATgcaaaatatagtttattttttattttggatttgCAGTAAATTTGATAATTGATTTGTAGATTATTTGGTTCTAAAAACATGCATGattttcatgcaaaaaaaaaaaaaaaaattctgctgcaaaACTTACTCATTCTTATAACAATGTCATATATATAAATCACACTTGATTTTCATGCAAAAATAATTTcttgtttgtttcttttcttttgaaTTGGACATGAACTTAAACCTGAACATTATTTCATGAGATTCACTTTTAGATCCATATCATAATACAACTGATAAATGCCATGTTACTGTCACTGTAGTGGGTCATATTTCAGTATTATGTAGTGTCTTATGTGCCATTATTGTTATTTTTCAGGTGGTTTGTTCATCATGTCTTATGGCGGATCAGGTTCAGGTTCTCGAGGTGAATTCAGCGTTCATTTCTCCAGCAGACGTGGAGCAGGACTCATCCGAGCTGAAGAGTGTGTGAAGATTCACTCAAACAGCATTAAACACCTGCAGCAAATCTACAGACTCTGAATCTCATCTGTTTGTATGTTTATACACAGGGCTGCAGGAATCGCCTTACTGGCCGTGATCCTCACAGCGCTGCTCATTCTGGGCTGCTGGTATTATCGCAGACGGGGCGGATACAAAATGATCCGGGTGAGTCATGTGAGCCACAGGAGGATCAGATGATCACAATGTTACCCCAAACTCAAACCGAGAGCATCAGAGCAGAGAAAAGTGCCAAAAACTGCATTACTGTAGGAGATCATGTTAGATTTGATTCCCAGTGAATGCATGATGATATACACCTTAAATGCACTGCAaatcatttcagataaatgcatcAACCAAATGCATGATAATAAACACCTTAAATGCATTGCAAATAATTTTGCATAAATGCATCTACCAAATGCATGATAATAAACACCTTAaatgcatctgccaaatgcatgatGATATACATCTTAAATGCATTGCAAATAATTTTGCATAAATGCATCTACCAAATGCATGATAATAAACACCTTAAATGCATTGCAAATAATTTTGCATAAATGCATCTACCAAATGCATGATAATAAACACCTTAaatgcatctgccaaatgcatgatGATATACATCTTAAATGCATTGCAAATAATTTTGCATAAATGCATCTACCAAATGCATGATAATAAACACCTTAaatgcatctgccaaatgcatgatGATATACATCTTAAATGCATTGCAAATAATTTTGCATAAATGCATCTACCAAATGCATAATAAACACCTTAaatgcatctgccaaatgcatgatGATATACATCTTAAATGCATTGCAAATAATTTTGCATAAATGCATCTACCAAATGCATGATAATAAACACCTTAaatgcatctgccaaatgcatgagTGTAAACGTAAATAATTGCAAAGTAAAATTTTAATAAGATGCTGTATATCCGAGTAAGGGTTTGCAGAGCTCCAGCTGTGATGATTGTGGGATTTGCTCACAAGTTCATCATATGATTTCTTACCTCTCATGTGTTTGTGTCTCAGAGTGGGAGAAACGGCGGTCAATTGTGGAGAGAGATGATGAGAGCGGGTCAGTACAGTGAGTCTGGATCTGGAGAAGAAAACAAAGTGGCTTTGAATGAATTCAGCAACCCACAACCAGCGGTACAAACACACCTTTCAGTCTACAATTATGACACTTAAAAGGGTTTGATGATCAGTGATGTTATAGCAAAACTCACCATCAGGGTTTTGTAAACTTGCCAGGGCGTTGATATGCGGTTCCTAAGGTGTTCTGGATGACTGCTTAAAGAAACACAAATATacattaagaaatgttttttcatAGAAAGTgcaacaaacaaacaatattatACAATTGAAACATCACAGAATAAATCTGGCCTAAATAGAAACTATAAtataatgtgtgaccctggaccacaaaatcagtcacaagtgtcaatattttgaaattgagatttatacatcatctgaaagctgactaaagctttccattgaagtattggttgttaggacaggacaatatttgttcgagatacaactatttgaacatttgtaatctgagggtgcaaaaaataaattaaatcaaaatatagagaaaattgcctttaaagttgtccaaattaagttcttagcaatgcatattactaatcaaaaattaatttttttatatatggtaggaaatgtacaaaataataataataaaaaaaaaggaatcaataattttgacccatacaatgcatttttagctattgctaaaaatatatccGTGCTGCTtaaaactagttttgtggtccagtgtcacatatattagtggtaaaatatattttaataaataaatgcagcccctGAGCAGAGTCtcctttatttaaatattttttctgctcagggctgcatttattttgacaaaaaaaaaaaaaaaataataataataatttttttttaaagcaatattgtgaaatgttaatgcaatttttttttttaaaagtggtTTTCTATTAATATAGGttacaatataatttattattgtgatgcaaagctgaattttgagcataatgactccagtcttcagtgtcacatgatccttcagaaatcattctaatatactgatttattatcaatgttggaaacagatgTGCTTTTTTTTGGGAACATGTGAtactttaggattctttgatcaataaattGTTAGAAAATTTGTAACAAACATCTCGTTtaaagtttgggctcagtaaatgtttt
The genomic region above belongs to Garra rufa chromosome 19, GarRuf1.0, whole genome shotgun sequence and contains:
- the mlana gene encoding melanoma antigen recognized by T-cells 1 — protein: MSYGGSGSGSRGEFSVHFSSRRGAGLIRAEEAAGIALLAVILTALLILGCWYYRRRGGYKMIRSGRNGGQLWREMMRAGQYSESGSGEENKVALNEFSNPQPAIPNAPPAYEKIASGPSLPPPYSP